Proteins encoded by one window of Erythrobacter sp.:
- a CDS encoding outer membrane beta-barrel protein, translated as MTQNSPPILGVTALALACLAAPAAAQEAGDVQAKVLGTAVLPDGEIDRVLLDDVGLPAGSQTVANDNVVPTVAIEYFFSPNISLETICCVTQHDVDGVDGAAGTELVADALLVPATFTLKYHLNPGGISPYVGAGPAYFLWLDDEPGATAVALGADDFSLSDELGFALQAGVDVPVSDRFALSLDAKRYFIGTTATWFADGVAVIRTEHNLDPWVLSAGVAFRF; from the coding sequence ATGACCCAGAATTCGCCGCCCATCCTTGGTGTAACCGCGCTGGCGCTTGCATGCCTCGCCGCTCCTGCTGCGGCGCAAGAAGCGGGCGATGTCCAAGCCAAGGTGCTCGGCACTGCAGTTCTGCCCGACGGGGAAATAGACCGCGTCCTGCTCGACGATGTCGGGCTTCCCGCGGGCTCGCAGACCGTGGCTAACGACAATGTGGTACCGACCGTGGCGATTGAATACTTTTTCTCGCCGAACATATCGCTGGAAACGATCTGCTGCGTCACCCAACACGATGTCGACGGAGTAGATGGAGCGGCGGGTACAGAACTGGTCGCCGACGCATTGCTGGTGCCCGCTACCTTCACGCTGAAGTATCATCTCAACCCCGGCGGCATTTCGCCCTATGTCGGCGCAGGCCCGGCCTATTTCCTCTGGCTTGACGACGAGCCCGGCGCGACGGCGGTTGCCCTAGGTGCGGACGATTTCAGTCTCAGCGACGAACTTGGTTTTGCCCTACAGGCAGGTGTCGACGTGCCGGTCAGCGACCGGTTCGCCCTGTCGCTTGATGCCAAGCGCTATTTCATCGGCACCACGGCAACCTGGTTTGCCGATGGCGTTGCGGTGATCCGAACCGAGCACAATCTCGACCCCTGGGTGCTCAGCGCGGGCGTCGCGTTCCGGTTCTAG
- the ccoN gene encoding cytochrome-c oxidase, cbb3-type subunit I, translated as MESTLTRTGIFFVLMFAALAAAGLAHDAAFAVHMTIVALAAGIALVVTVWRTEIDAVTRDVLRVPADPTRYDDDPVRWGVIATVFWGMAGFLAGLFIALQLAFPMLNIEPWFNFGRLRPLHTSAVIFAFGGNALIATSFYVVQRTCRTRLALPGMARFVFWGYQLFIVLAATGYLLGVTQSKEYAEPEWYVDLWLTIVWVCYLIVFVATIMKRKEPHIYVANWFYLAFIITVALLHVVNNLDVPVSLLGSRSYPVFGGVQGALVQWWYGHNAVGFFLTAGFLAMMYYFVPKQAERPVYSYRLSIIHFWSLIFLYIWAGPHHLHYTALPDWAQTLGMVFSIMLWMPSWGGMINGLMTLNGAWDKVRTDPIIRMMVMALAFYGMSTFEGPMLSIKAVNSLSHYTDWTIGHVHSGALGWNGMITFAAIYFLVPRLWGRQRLYSLRMVNWHFWLATIGIVFYAASMWVAGVTQGLMWREYGLDGYLVNSFADTVAALFEMYVLRAFGGLLYLAGAVIMVINVWATILGKQRAEAPMTETPYNREADRPAAAIPAE; from the coding sequence ATGGAATCTACGCTCACCCGCACAGGGATATTCTTTGTGCTGATGTTTGCTGCGCTGGCCGCAGCGGGCCTCGCACACGATGCAGCCTTTGCCGTGCACATGACGATTGTTGCGCTGGCAGCGGGAATCGCGCTGGTCGTCACGGTGTGGCGAACCGAGATCGACGCTGTGACGCGCGACGTCCTGCGGGTGCCCGCCGATCCCACGCGCTACGATGACGATCCGGTGCGCTGGGGCGTGATCGCCACGGTGTTCTGGGGCATGGCGGGTTTCCTGGCCGGGCTGTTCATTGCGTTGCAGTTGGCCTTCCCGATGCTCAATATAGAGCCGTGGTTCAATTTCGGGAGGCTGCGCCCGCTGCACACCAGTGCGGTGATCTTCGCCTTTGGCGGTAACGCCCTGATCGCGACGAGCTTCTACGTGGTCCAGCGCACCTGCCGCACCCGGCTGGCGCTGCCGGGCATGGCTCGCTTCGTGTTCTGGGGATACCAGTTGTTCATCGTGCTGGCAGCGACCGGCTACCTGCTCGGCGTTACCCAGAGCAAGGAATATGCCGAACCCGAATGGTATGTCGACCTGTGGCTCACCATTGTCTGGGTCTGCTACCTGATCGTCTTCGTCGCCACGATCATGAAGCGCAAGGAGCCGCATATCTATGTGGCCAACTGGTTCTATCTCGCTTTCATAATTACCGTGGCGCTGCTGCACGTGGTGAACAATCTCGACGTGCCGGTCAGCCTGCTCGGATCGCGCAGCTATCCGGTGTTCGGCGGGGTGCAGGGGGCACTGGTGCAGTGGTGGTATGGCCATAACGCGGTGGGCTTCTTCCTCACCGCCGGCTTCCTCGCGATGATGTACTACTTCGTGCCCAAGCAGGCCGAGCGGCCGGTCTATTCGTACCGGCTGTCGATCATCCACTTCTGGAGCCTGATCTTCCTCTACATCTGGGCCGGGCCGCACCACCTGCATTACACCGCCCTGCCCGACTGGGCGCAGACGCTGGGCATGGTGTTCTCGATCATGCTGTGGATGCCGAGCTGGGGCGGGATGATCAACGGGCTGATGACGCTCAACGGCGCGTGGGACAAGGTCCGCACCGATCCGATCATCCGCATGATGGTGATGGCGCTGGCCTTTTACGGCATGAGCACTTTCGAAGGGCCGATGCTGTCGATCAAGGCGGTCAACAGCCTCAGCCACTATACCGACTGGACCATCGGCCACGTCCATTCGGGCGCGCTGGGGTGGAACGGCATGATTACCTTTGCCGCCATCTACTTCCTCGTGCCCCGGCTGTGGGGACGGCAGCGGCTCTACAGCCTGCGGATGGTCAACTGGCACTTCTGGCTCGCCACGATCGGCATCGTTTTCTACGCTGCCAGCATGTGGGTGGCGGGCGTCACCCAGGGCCTGATGTGGCGCGAATACGGGCTCGACGGCTACCTGGTGAACAGCTTTGCCGACACCGTTGCCGCGCTGTTCGAGATGTATGTGCTGCGCGCCTTCGGCGGGCTGCTCTATCTCGCAGGCGCGGTGATCATGGTGATCAATGTCTGGGCCACGATCCTTGGCAAGCAACGCGCCGAAGCGCCGATGACCGAGACCCCTTACAATCGCGAAGCCGACCGCCCCGCTGCGGCCATCCCGGCTGAATGA
- the ccoO gene encoding cytochrome-c oxidase, cbb3-type subunit II, whose amino-acid sequence MSTDETPISAPPLSEVPPDVAATVKGHARLERNVSLLGLGALVAVSIGGIVEIAPLFWIDNTIEEVEGMRPYTPLEQAGRDIYVREGCYLCHSQMIRPFPDEVERYGHYSLAAESMYDHPFQWGSKRTGPDLARVGGRYSDEWHVQHLINPQSVVPESVMPQYGFLAETTLRVPDAAAMLEALAIVGVPYSETDIEMAAQDLVAQGDPDVPAGDLTERYPKAQVRDFDGDPQRLTEMDALIAYLQMLGTLVDVNSAAAQEELASETGR is encoded by the coding sequence ATGAGCACCGACGAAACTCCCATCTCCGCACCGCCATTGTCCGAAGTGCCGCCCGATGTGGCGGCAACGGTGAAGGGTCACGCCCGGCTCGAACGCAACGTCTCGCTGCTGGGGCTGGGGGCGCTGGTCGCCGTCTCGATCGGCGGGATCGTGGAAATCGCCCCGCTGTTCTGGATCGACAACACGATCGAAGAAGTGGAGGGGATGCGCCCCTATACCCCGCTCGAACAGGCGGGGCGCGATATCTACGTGCGTGAGGGATGCTATCTCTGCCACAGCCAGATGATCCGCCCTTTCCCCGACGAGGTGGAGCGCTACGGCCACTACTCGCTGGCGGCGGAAAGCATGTACGACCACCCGTTCCAGTGGGGCTCCAAGCGCACCGGGCCGGATCTGGCGCGCGTGGGCGGGCGCTATTCGGACGAATGGCACGTGCAGCACCTGATCAACCCGCAAAGCGTGGTGCCCGAAAGCGTGATGCCGCAATACGGCTTCCTCGCCGAGACCACGCTGCGGGTCCCCGATGCCGCGGCCATGCTGGAAGCGCTCGCCATTGTCGGCGTGCCCTACAGCGAGACCGACATCGAAATGGCCGCGCAGGATCTGGTGGCACAGGGCGATCCCGATGTGCCTGCAGGCGATCTCACCGAACGCTATCCCAAGGCGCAGGTGCGCGATTTCGACGGCGATCCACAGCGGCTGACCGAAATGGATGCGCTGATCGCCTACCTGCAGATGCTGGGCACGCTGGTCGATGTGAACAGCGCTGCCGCACAGGAAGAGCTGGCATCGGAGACGGGCCGATGA
- a CDS encoding cbb3-type cytochrome c oxidase subunit 3, producing MNEHSTYEMLRQIADSWGLLAMLVLWLGFGLWAFRPGAKGHHEDAANMIFKDDHDGE from the coding sequence ATGAACGAGCATTCGACCTACGAAATGCTGCGCCAGATTGCCGACAGCTGGGGGCTGCTGGCGATGCTGGTGCTGTGGCTGGGCTTTGGCCTCTGGGCCTTCCGTCCGGGTGCGAAAGGGCACCACGAGGACGCGGCGAACATGATTTTCAAGGACGATCACGATGGCGAATGA
- the ccoP gene encoding cytochrome-c oxidase, cbb3-type subunit III, giving the protein MANDIQDKRRVDEATNTEFVGHEWDGIEELDTPMPRWWLWTFYLTIAWSLAYVIAYPAWPLLEKGTEGVLGWTSRGQLAEQMSAAEMARADVRAQIAATPLERLPEDSALLAQAVAGGRAAFLVNCVQCHGSGAAGSQELGYPNLNDDDWLWGGDIRAIEYTLTHGIRQQDHPETRQSQMPAFAGILTPPQVGAVVDHVLSLSGQAQPNAEGAALFAQNCSLCHGPAGQGDRTYGAPNLADAIWLRGSTRAAITSQILAPRMGMMPKWEGRLDPVTIRMLAAYVHSLGGGEDFVEVAADPEVAVDEQP; this is encoded by the coding sequence ATGGCGAATGACATCCAGGACAAGCGCCGTGTCGACGAAGCGACGAACACCGAATTTGTCGGCCACGAATGGGACGGGATTGAGGAACTCGATACCCCGATGCCGCGCTGGTGGCTGTGGACCTTCTACCTCACCATCGCCTGGTCGCTCGCCTATGTGATCGCCTATCCGGCATGGCCGCTGCTGGAAAAAGGCACCGAGGGCGTGCTCGGCTGGACCAGCCGGGGACAACTGGCGGAGCAGATGTCGGCAGCCGAAATGGCCCGCGCAGACGTGCGTGCGCAGATCGCCGCAACCCCGCTCGAACGGCTGCCCGAGGACAGCGCGCTGCTGGCACAGGCGGTTGCGGGCGGGCGGGCGGCGTTCCTCGTCAATTGCGTCCAGTGCCACGGTTCGGGCGCAGCGGGCAGCCAGGAACTAGGCTATCCCAATCTGAACGACGACGACTGGCTGTGGGGCGGCGATATCCGCGCCATCGAATATACGCTGACCCACGGCATCCGCCAGCAGGACCATCCGGAAACCCGGCAAAGCCAGATGCCTGCCTTCGCCGGAATTCTCACGCCGCCGCAGGTGGGCGCGGTCGTCGATCATGTGCTTTCGCTCAGCGGCCAGGCGCAGCCCAACGCGGAAGGCGCAGCGCTGTTCGCACAGAACTGCTCGCTGTGCCACGGCCCCGCCGGACAGGGCGATCGCACCTATGGCGCGCCCAATCTGGCCGATGCCATCTGGCTGCGCGGCAGCACGCGTGCGGCGATCACTAGCCAGATACTCGCGCCCCGCATGGGGATGATGCCCAAGTGGGAAGGGCGGCTCGATCCTGTGACCATCCGCATGTTGGCGGCCTATGTCCATTCGCTGGGGGGAGGCGAAGACTTTGTGGAGGTCGCTGCCGACCCCGAGGTCGCCGTCGATGAACAGCCCTAA
- the ccoG gene encoding cytochrome c oxidase accessory protein CcoG gives MNSPNHLYEAVKTVHNKRIDGRFRRFKWLMMIVTLAIYYVTPWLRWDRGPYAPDQAVLVDMANRRFYMFGIEIWPHEFYFVAGLLIMAGIGLFLITSAVGRAWCGYACPQTVWTDLFQHVDRLIDGDRNARIRLEAAPWTWSKVLRRGVKWTIYLAIAFATGGAWILYFADAPTLFAEFFALDAAPIAYATVAVLTLTTFTLGGFMREQVCIYMCPWPRIQSAMMDEKSLTVTYKDWRGEPRGSVKKAQKDPEAFGDCIDCLQCVAVCPTGIDIREGPQIGCITCALCIDACDKVMADIGRPRGLIDYATLEDCAAEAAGKAPKPIWKTLLRPRTVAYTLIWGSIGMALLFALGTRTHTDLTVSADRNPPFMLMSDGSIRNSYTLRLRNMESRPRDMEVAIAGLPGGVFWTDTIGQNEAAASQTFTVPADATLPVRAYVAAPPGAAATEITFTLTSQDEQREQDVVEAGFTTPGEQ, from the coding sequence ATGAACAGCCCTAATCACCTCTACGAAGCGGTCAAGACGGTCCACAACAAGCGGATCGACGGGCGCTTCCGGCGGTTCAAATGGCTGATGATGATCGTCACGCTGGCGATCTATTACGTCACCCCGTGGCTGCGCTGGGATCGCGGGCCCTATGCGCCGGATCAGGCGGTGCTGGTCGATATGGCCAACCGCCGGTTCTACATGTTCGGCATCGAGATCTGGCCGCACGAATTCTATTTCGTCGCCGGCCTGCTCATCATGGCAGGGATCGGCCTCTTTCTCATTACCAGTGCCGTGGGCCGGGCATGGTGCGGTTATGCCTGCCCGCAGACGGTGTGGACCGACCTGTTTCAGCATGTCGACCGGCTGATCGACGGCGACCGCAATGCCCGCATCCGGCTGGAAGCTGCGCCGTGGACCTGGAGCAAGGTACTGCGGCGCGGGGTGAAGTGGACGATCTACCTTGCCATTGCCTTTGCCACCGGCGGCGCGTGGATCCTCTATTTCGCCGACGCGCCTACATTGTTCGCGGAATTCTTCGCGCTGGATGCCGCGCCGATTGCCTATGCGACGGTGGCGGTGCTGACGCTGACCACTTTCACGCTGGGCGGGTTCATGCGCGAACAGGTGTGCATCTACATGTGCCCCTGGCCGCGCATCCAGTCGGCCATGATGGACGAGAAATCGCTCACTGTGACCTACAAGGACTGGCGCGGCGAGCCGCGCGGTAGCGTGAAGAAGGCGCAGAAGGACCCCGAGGCGTTCGGCGACTGCATCGATTGCCTGCAATGCGTGGCGGTCTGCCCGACCGGGATCGACATCCGCGAAGGGCCGCAGATCGGCTGCATCACCTGCGCGCTGTGCATCGATGCCTGCGACAAGGTGATGGCCGACATCGGTCGCCCGCGCGGGCTGATCGATTACGCCACGCTGGAAGACTGCGCGGCAGAAGCGGCAGGCAAGGCTCCCAAGCCGATCTGGAAGACGCTGCTGCGCCCGCGCACCGTTGCCTACACGCTGATCTGGGGCAGCATCGGCATGGCGCTGCTGTTCGCGCTGGGGACGCGCACCCATACCGACCTGACCGTCTCGGCAGACCGCAATCCGCCCTTCATGCTGATGAGCGACGGATCGATCCGCAATTCCTACACGCTGCGGCTGCGCAACATGGAAAGTCGCCCGCGCGACATGGAAGTGGCGATCGCTGGTCTTCCAGGTGGGGTGTTCTGGACCGATACCATCGGGCAGAACGAAGCTGCTGCAAGCCAGACATTTACAGTTCCCGCCGATGCCACCTTGCCGGTGCGCGCCTATGTCGCGGCCCCTCCCGGAGCGGCGGCGACCGAGATTACCTTCACACTCACCTCGCAAGACGAACAGCGCGAGCAGGATGTGGTCGAAGCGGGTTTCACCACCCCGGGAGAACAATGA
- a CDS encoding FixH family protein — MPRRFTGFHMAAILVTFFGTVMAVNFTMAWRATDTFGGVVVRNTYVASQEFNGWLEAAEAQQALGWKAQALWREDGRVQVQVSGPDESASLVGAARHPLGRETPQQLQFDRQADGSFLSREMLASGRWLLRLELRDGADVWRSEEAL, encoded by the coding sequence ATGCCGCGCAGGTTTACCGGTTTTCACATGGCAGCGATCCTCGTGACTTTCTTCGGCACGGTGATGGCGGTGAATTTCACCATGGCCTGGCGCGCGACCGACACCTTCGGCGGCGTGGTGGTGCGCAACACCTATGTCGCAAGCCAGGAATTCAACGGCTGGCTCGAGGCAGCCGAAGCGCAGCAGGCGCTCGGCTGGAAGGCGCAGGCTCTCTGGCGTGAGGACGGCCGGGTGCAGGTGCAGGTCAGCGGGCCGGACGAAAGCGCCAGCCTTGTCGGAGCCGCACGGCATCCGCTCGGACGCGAGACACCGCAGCAATTGCAGTTCGACCGGCAGGCGGACGGCAGCTTCCTTTCGCGCGAAATGCTAGCAAGCGGGCGCTGGCTGCTGCGGCTCGAGCTTCGCGACGGGGCCGATGTGTGGCGGAGCGAGGAGGCACTCTGA
- the cadA gene encoding cadmium-translocating P-type ATPase produces the protein MASAATLTGDLSRTSLAVPGMHCAGCMSKVERALGAVPGVASARVNLTARTVTVEHDAELEPRALTEALGGIGFESQARRDLSAKAPSAVRPLLAPLAVAGFAAMNVMLLSVSVWSGAEGSTRELFHWLSALIALPAIAFAGRPFFTSAWRAVKRGTTNMDVPISIGVIVASGLSLYEVVTAGQHAWFDGALMLLTFLLAGRVLDAMMRDRARAGVDALLSQAAQGATVVQPGGTVAWLDAAQLEAGMVMRVAAGERLAADGEIVAGSSRFDQSILTGESAPVSAGVGDKALAGMLNLSAPVDVQVSHAGHDTTLAEIARLMEASTQNRSRYVRIADRAARLYAPAVHTLSAITVIGWLLAGASLYQALVIGVAVLIITCPCALGLAVPVAQVVASGSLMRAGIMVKDGSALERLAGVDRALLDKTGTLTLGRPVPDETVINLFGAEERSVALALASHSTHPLSRGLAKALAARGVEAALLEEIAERPGMGVFARWNGHPVSLRRPDGGKGSAVALSISTSPVRLLPFADALRPDAVEALDKLRALGIDCSILSGDKVAAVEAIGIDLGIATQAQTDPAQKQARVEAERKAGHRVLMVGDGLNDGPALAAANASIAPGSASDVGLQAADMVFVQESLLALPRAVSASRRTMAVVKQNFALAIGYNAFAVPLAVLGHVTPLVAAVAMSASSLLVIANSLRLVGAAR, from the coding sequence ATGGCGAGTGCTGCGACCTTGACCGGTGATTTGTCGCGCACTTCGCTGGCAGTGCCGGGAATGCATTGCGCCGGGTGCATGAGCAAGGTCGAACGCGCGCTTGGCGCGGTGCCGGGAGTGGCTTCGGCGCGGGTCAATCTGACGGCGCGCACGGTCACGGTGGAGCATGATGCGGAACTGGAGCCGCGCGCGCTGACCGAGGCGCTGGGCGGCATCGGCTTTGAATCGCAGGCGCGGCGCGACCTGTCTGCGAAAGCGCCGTCTGCCGTGCGCCCGCTGCTCGCCCCGCTGGCTGTCGCCGGATTCGCGGCGATGAATGTCATGCTGCTTTCTGTCAGCGTCTGGTCGGGCGCGGAAGGTTCGACGCGTGAGCTGTTCCACTGGCTCTCCGCGCTGATCGCCCTTCCGGCCATCGCCTTTGCCGGGCGGCCTTTCTTTACTTCGGCCTGGCGTGCGGTGAAGCGCGGCACCACCAACATGGACGTGCCGATTTCGATCGGCGTGATCGTTGCCAGCGGCCTGAGCCTCTACGAAGTCGTCACTGCGGGGCAACACGCTTGGTTTGACGGCGCGCTGATGCTGCTCACCTTCCTGCTCGCGGGCCGGGTGCTCGATGCGATGATGCGCGACCGCGCGCGCGCCGGAGTTGACGCGCTACTCAGTCAGGCGGCGCAGGGTGCAACCGTGGTTCAGCCGGGCGGCACGGTGGCTTGGCTGGATGCGGCACAGCTCGAAGCGGGCATGGTGATGCGCGTGGCGGCAGGGGAACGGCTGGCCGCCGATGGCGAGATTGTCGCTGGCAGCAGCCGCTTCGACCAGTCGATCCTGACTGGCGAAAGCGCGCCGGTCAGTGCCGGGGTGGGTGACAAGGCCTTGGCCGGAATGCTCAATCTGTCCGCTCCGGTGGACGTGCAGGTGAGCCACGCCGGGCACGACACCACGCTGGCTGAAATTGCCCGGCTGATGGAAGCGAGCACGCAGAACCGCAGCCGCTATGTCCGAATCGCCGACCGCGCCGCGCGGCTCTATGCGCCCGCCGTGCACACCCTCTCCGCCATCACGGTGATCGGTTGGCTGCTGGCGGGAGCCAGTCTGTATCAGGCTCTGGTGATCGGAGTGGCAGTGTTGATCATCACTTGCCCCTGCGCGCTGGGGCTGGCGGTGCCGGTAGCGCAGGTGGTGGCGAGCGGGTCGCTGATGCGCGCCGGGATCATGGTCAAGGACGGCTCGGCACTCGAACGGCTGGCAGGCGTGGATCGCGCACTGCTCGACAAAACCGGGACGCTGACGCTGGGCCGCCCGGTGCCGGATGAAACCGTCATCAACTTGTTCGGCGCGGAAGAGCGCAGCGTGGCGCTCGCGCTCGCCTCGCATTCCACTCACCCGCTGTCGCGCGGGCTGGCCAAGGCGCTCGCGGCGCGCGGGGTCGAAGCGGCCTTGCTGGAAGAGATCGCGGAGCGCCCCGGCATGGGCGTGTTCGCGCGCTGGAACGGGCACCCGGTCTCGCTGCGCCGTCCGGACGGCGGCAAGGGTTCGGCCGTGGCGCTCTCCATCAGCACTAGCCCGGTGCGCCTGCTGCCCTTTGCCGACGCGCTCCGTCCCGATGCCGTCGAGGCGCTTGACAAGCTGCGGGCGCTGGGGATCGACTGTTCGATCCTCTCCGGCGACAAGGTAGCCGCCGTCGAAGCCATAGGCATTGATCTGGGAATCGCAACGCAAGCGCAGACCGATCCCGCGCAAAAGCAGGCCAGGGTCGAGGCCGAGCGCAAGGCAGGGCACCGGGTGCTGATGGTCGGTGACGGGCTCAACGATGGCCCCGCGCTCGCCGCCGCAAATGCTTCCATCGCACCGGGCTCGGCCAGCGATGTCGGGCTGCAAGCCGCCGACATGGTCTTCGTTCAGGAATCGCTGCTGGCCCTGCCGCGTGCGGTTTCGGCATCCCGCCGGACCATGGCGGTGGTGAAGCAGAACTTTGCGCTCGCCATCGGCTACAATGCATTTGCCGTCCCGCTCGCGGTTCTCGGCCATGTCACCCCGCTGGTGGCTGCCGTCGCCATGTCCGCCAGTTCGCTGCTGGTAATTGCCAATTCACTGCGACTGGTAGGCGCGGCGCGGTGA
- the ccoS gene encoding cbb3-type cytochrome oxidase assembly protein CcoS, with translation MNGLLILVPIALLLGLAGLAAFFWALRSGQFDDPAGSASRILIDEDEEGKIP, from the coding sequence GTGAACGGGCTGCTGATCCTGGTGCCGATTGCGCTGCTGCTCGGCTTGGCCGGACTGGCGGCGTTCTTCTGGGCGCTGCGCAGCGGCCAGTTCGACGATCCCGCCGGATCCGCCTCGCGCATCCTCATCGATGAGGACGAGGAGGGGAAAATTCCGTGA
- a CDS encoding coproporphyrinogen dehydrogenase: MWTYHPDLLATPVPRYTSFPTAAEFDASVGPLQFQDAVGTATGDVSLYVHIPFCEKICWYCGCNTSAANRPQRLASYLDALHREIALVSDLLPAGARVRRIAFGGGSPNALAPVDFVRLFDQLTLKFPLADPLVSIELDPRTLTDEWEGVLRGVGASHASLGVQTFAPQLQDAIGRVQPLAMIERAVGMLRRAGVTSLNMDLMYGLPGQTIDNVLSSLDLARGFSAERVALFGYAHVPHLIARQKRIDGNALPDQDQRFAMAEAGFRHMVDAGYAPVGFDHFALPGDPLAQAAMSGRLRRNFQGFTDDPATAVIGLGASAISSFPGLLAQNEKNAGRYRMLLSQSRLPAASGKLRSVDDQRRGSIIEELLCRGRARIDQPIMAEARERLEPFLAAGLCEYAGGMLTIPASALPYARSIAACFDPYRQHSPRRFSSAV, from the coding sequence ATGTGGACCTATCACCCAGACCTGCTCGCCACGCCGGTGCCGCGTTACACCAGCTTCCCCACCGCTGCCGAATTTGACGCCAGCGTCGGCCCGCTGCAATTCCAGGATGCCGTCGGAACAGCGACGGGCGACGTCTCGCTCTACGTCCATATCCCCTTCTGCGAGAAGATCTGCTGGTACTGCGGCTGCAACACCAGCGCCGCCAACCGCCCGCAACGGCTCGCCAGCTACCTGGACGCGCTGCACCGCGAGATTGCGCTGGTGTCAGATCTGCTGCCCGCCGGAGCGCGCGTACGCCGGATCGCCTTCGGCGGAGGCAGCCCCAACGCGCTGGCTCCGGTCGATTTCGTGCGGCTGTTCGACCAGCTGACGCTGAAATTCCCGCTTGCCGATCCGTTGGTGTCGATCGAACTCGATCCCCGCACGCTCACCGACGAATGGGAAGGCGTGCTGCGTGGCGTGGGCGCCAGCCATGCCTCGCTCGGCGTGCAAACCTTTGCCCCACAATTGCAGGATGCCATCGGGCGTGTGCAGCCGCTGGCCATGATCGAACGTGCGGTGGGAATGCTGCGGCGCGCTGGCGTGACTTCACTCAATATGGACCTGATGTACGGTTTGCCGGGGCAGACGATCGACAACGTCCTGTCTTCGCTCGATCTTGCGCGGGGGTTCAGCGCGGAGCGGGTGGCTTTGTTCGGCTATGCCCATGTTCCGCACCTGATCGCGCGGCAAAAGCGGATCGATGGCAATGCCCTGCCGGATCAGGACCAGCGCTTCGCCATGGCCGAGGCGGGATTCCGCCACATGGTCGATGCGGGCTATGCCCCTGTCGGTTTCGATCACTTCGCGCTGCCCGGCGATCCACTGGCGCAGGCGGCGATGTCCGGTCGGTTGCGGCGCAATTTCCAGGGCTTTACGGACGATCCTGCCACAGCCGTGATAGGCCTTGGCGCATCGGCAATCAGCAGTTTCCCCGGCCTGCTGGCGCAAAACGAGAAGAATGCCGGGCGTTACCGAATGCTGCTCTCACAGTCGCGCCTGCCCGCCGCGTCGGGCAAGCTCCGCTCGGTGGACGACCAGCGCCGGGGTTCGATCATCGAGGAACTGCTCTGCCGGGGTCGGGCGCGAATCGACCAGCCGATCATGGCCGAGGCCCGGGAGCGACTCGAGCCGTTCCTTGCCGCGGGACTGTGCGAATATGCCGGCGGAATGCTGACCATTCCTGCCAGCGCTCTTCCCTATGCCCGCAGCATTGCCGCCTGCTTCGATCCCTACCGCCAGCACTCCCCGCGCCGGTTCAGCTCCGCGGTCTGA